A region of Moorena producens PAL-8-15-08-1 DNA encodes the following proteins:
- a CDS encoding Uma2 family endonuclease codes for MTVAKNSEATAEVNVMAESEGIIIPPCDLWSDEPPLESDRHRDQIELLLACLKWWWRERSDFYATGNLTIYFSPEHITTRDFRGPDFFVVLGTENRPRKSWVVWAEQGKYPNVIIELLSNSTAKVDKGIKKILYQDTFRTPEYFWFHPDTLDFQGFRLMGGQYQPLDPNTQGWLWSQQLELFLGVHNSQLRFFSGDQQLVPTPDERAQAAQQQVQAERQQRELAEKRVEELLARLKELGDQSDA; via the coding sequence ATGACCGTTGCCAAGAATTCAGAAGCCACTGCGGAAGTCAATGTAATGGCTGAGTCAGAAGGTATTATCATTCCACCATGTGATTTATGGAGTGATGAACCACCCTTGGAAAGCGATCGCCATCGAGATCAAATTGAGCTGTTACTCGCTTGCCTGAAGTGGTGGTGGCGAGAACGAAGCGACTTCTATGCTACAGGGAATCTCACTATCTATTTCAGTCCTGAGCATATTACCACCAGAGACTTTAGAGGACCCGACTTTTTTGTAGTACTCGGTACGGAAAATCGACCCCGCAAAAGTTGGGTAGTATGGGCAGAACAAGGAAAATATCCCAATGTGATAATTGAACTGCTCTCTAACAGTACAGCTAAAGTTGACAAGGGAATAAAGAAAATCCTCTACCAAGATACTTTCAGAACACCAGAATATTTCTGGTTTCACCCCGATACCCTCGATTTCCAGGGATTTCGCCTGATGGGAGGCCAGTATCAACCCCTCGACCCTAATACTCAGGGGTGGCTGTGGAGTCAGCAGTTGGAATTATTTTTAGGTGTGCATAATTCCCAGCTACGGTTTTTCAGTGGAGATCAGCAATTGGTACCAACACCAGACGAGAGAGCTCAAGCTGCTCAACAACAAGTTCAAGCTGAACGCCAACAAAGAGAACTTGCCGAAAAGCGGGTAGAGGAATTGCTCGCTAGACTCAAAGAGTTAGGTGATCAGTCAGATGCTTGA
- the tnpB gene encoding IS200/IS605 family element RNA-guided endonuclease TnpB codes for MLKAYKFRLYPDNSQHIALARSFGCARWFWNYALTLCQQTYQDTGKSLSRAAIQGLLPGLKKEYEWLKDCYSQCLQFVANNLSTAFKNFFDKRAKYPRFKSKKGRQTVTYPQHFHIEGDYLKLPGKVGKVYCRQHRPIEGELRSVTVSMNPDGKYFASILVEDGIEPQQPNSLGLAIGIDLGLTHFAITSEGEKYDNPRHIAQHAKNLKRKQQSLSRKQKGSKNRNKARRKVAKVQGFIARCREDFLHKLSRKIVNENQVIVVENLNVKGMVKNPNLAKAISDCGWGMFTTMLTYKAEWAGKIYVEIDRWFPSSKLCHVCDHQQVEMDLSVRNWTCPFCGTHHDRDINAAINIRNQGLRILELGTSSTALGGDVRQPGKTSVVSDAVPHELGSPRLCAACRG; via the coding sequence GTGCTCAAGGCATACAAGTTCAGACTATACCCAGACAACAGTCAGCACATCGCTTTAGCTCGTAGCTTTGGCTGTGCTAGATGGTTTTGGAATTATGCTCTTACTTTGTGTCAACAAACCTATCAAGATACGGGAAAAAGCTTATCCAGAGCAGCAATACAGGGACTGTTACCGGGTCTCAAAAAAGAGTACGAATGGCTCAAAGATTGCTATTCTCAATGTCTTCAGTTTGTAGCCAATAACTTATCAACCGCGTTCAAGAACTTCTTTGATAAACGAGCTAAATACCCTCGATTCAAATCAAAGAAGGGAAGGCAAACAGTGACTTATCCTCAACATTTCCACATTGAGGGAGATTACCTGAAGCTTCCAGGAAAAGTGGGTAAAGTTTACTGCCGTCAGCATCGTCCCATTGAAGGAGAATTGAGATCGGTAACAGTCTCCATGAATCCAGATGGTAAGTACTTTGCCTCAATTCTAGTTGAGGATGGAATTGAACCTCAACAACCTAACAGCCTTGGCCTTGCTATAGGTATTGATTTAGGATTGACTCATTTTGCGATCACTAGTGAGGGTGAGAAGTATGATAATCCTAGACATATTGCTCAACACGCCAAGAATTTGAAGCGTAAGCAACAAAGTTTATCTAGGAAACAAAAAGGTAGCAAAAACCGAAACAAAGCCAGAAGAAAGGTAGCCAAAGTTCAAGGTTTTATTGCCAGATGTAGAGAGGATTTTCTGCACAAACTATCCCGCAAGATAGTTAACGAAAACCAAGTTATTGTGGTGGAAAATCTCAATGTTAAAGGCATGGTTAAAAATCCTAATTTGGCTAAAGCCATTAGTGATTGTGGCTGGGGAATGTTCACAACAATGCTCACCTACAAAGCTGAATGGGCAGGGAAAATCTACGTTGAAATTGACAGATGGTTTCCATCATCGAAGCTTTGTCATGTTTGTGATCATCAACAGGTCGAGATGGACTTGTCTGTTAGAAATTGGACTTGTCCTTTTTGTGGCACTCACCATGATAGAGATATCAATGCTGCTATCAATATTAGAAATCAAGGCTTGCGGATATTGGAGTTAGGAACTAGCTCTACTGCCCTTGGAGGGGACGTAAGACAACCTGGGAAAACTTCTGTTGTCTCAGATGCAGTCCCCCATGAATTGGGAAGCCCCCGATTATGCGCAGCGTGTCGGGGGTAG
- a CDS encoding DUF4058 family protein, with protein MPPSPFPGMDPYVEHPSAWPNVHHRLITAIADSLAPQLLPKYQVLIEERIYQTIGTDSVLVGIPDAAVKLTQITPNPTKTNPTKTNIAVASTPSKPKTIILPIPEQVRQGHLEIRDIATSNLVTALEVLSPTNKRSGEGRNQYERKRQTILGSSTHLVEIDLLRQWEPMPTLSNDIQSHYRILVSQTHRRPQADLYAFNLPDSIPTFPLPLQPEDAQPLVNLQELFNGVYDRSGYSFVIDYTREPVPLLSEADAAWADGLLREKGLR; from the coding sequence ATGCCTCCTTCTCCTTTTCCAGGAATGGATCCCTATGTAGAGCATCCCAGCGCTTGGCCAAATGTTCATCATCGACTAATTACTGCAATTGCCGACTCCCTGGCTCCCCAACTGCTTCCCAAATATCAAGTTCTGATTGAAGAGCGAATCTATCAAACTATAGGAACAGATTCAGTCCTAGTTGGCATTCCCGATGCAGCAGTAAAACTAACTCAGATAACACCCAATCCTACAAAAACCAATCCCACAAAAACTAATATTGCTGTTGCCTCAACGCCAAGTAAACCAAAAACAATCATTTTACCAATTCCTGAACAAGTTAGGCAAGGACATTTAGAGATACGGGATATCGCCACAAGTAACCTGGTGACAGCGCTTGAAGTTCTTTCCCCAACGAATAAACGCTCAGGAGAAGGACGCAATCAGTATGAAAGAAAGCGTCAAACTATATTAGGAAGTTCAACCCATTTAGTGGAAATTGATTTATTGCGTCAGTGGGAACCTATGCCTACCTTAAGTAATGACATTCAGAGCCATTATCGAATTCTGGTCAGTCAAACTCATCGCCGCCCTCAAGCTGATTTATATGCCTTTAATTTGCCAGATTCGATTCCTACCTTTCCACTACCTTTGCAACCAGAAGATGCTCAACCCCTTGTCAATTTACAAGAGTTATTTAACGGAGTGTATGACCGCTCAGGGTATAGCTTTGTTATTGATTATACTCGCGAACCAGTACCCCTGTTGTCAGAAGCCGATGCAGCTTGGGCTGATGGGTTGTTACGGGAAAAGGGACTGAGGTGA
- the ispG gene encoding (E)-4-hydroxy-3-methylbut-2-enyl-diphosphate synthase, translating to MQTLSTPQRAATLPAFDTTIHRRQTRPVRVANVTIGGGYPVVVQSMINEDTLDINGSVAAIRRLHEIGCEIVRVTVPSMAHAKALAQIKEKLAATYQPVPLVADVHHNGMKIALEVAKHVDKVRINPGLYVFEKPKANRSEYTEAEFEEIGEKIRETLEPLVISLRDQGKAMRIGVNHGSLAERMLFTYGDTPEGMVESALEFIRICESLDFRNLVISLKASRVPVMLAAYRLMVRRMNQLGMDYPLHLGVTEAGDGEYGRIKSTAGIATLLAEGIGDTIRVSLTEAPEKEIPVCYSILQALGLRKTMVEYVACPSCGRTLFNLEEVLHKVREATKHLAGLDIAVMGCIVNGPGEMADADYGYVGKQAGYISLYRGKEEIKKVPEDQGVEELINLIKADGRWVDP from the coding sequence ATGCAAACTTTAAGCACACCTCAAAGGGCTGCTACACTACCAGCTTTCGATACTACTATCCACCGCCGTCAAACCCGCCCTGTCAGAGTGGCTAATGTCACTATTGGCGGGGGATACCCGGTGGTGGTGCAATCGATGATTAATGAAGATACCTTAGATATCAATGGTTCCGTTGCTGCTATTCGCCGCTTGCACGAGATTGGTTGCGAGATTGTCCGTGTCACTGTACCGAGTATGGCACATGCTAAGGCTCTAGCCCAAATCAAAGAGAAACTAGCAGCGACCTATCAACCGGTGCCTCTAGTAGCTGATGTCCATCACAATGGCATGAAAATTGCTCTGGAAGTTGCCAAGCATGTGGATAAGGTGCGAATTAATCCAGGATTGTATGTCTTTGAAAAGCCCAAAGCCAATCGCAGTGAATACACTGAAGCTGAATTTGAGGAAATTGGGGAAAAAATTCGGGAAACCCTAGAACCCCTGGTCATTTCCCTCCGTGACCAAGGGAAAGCTATGCGCATCGGAGTCAATCACGGTTCCCTAGCAGAACGGATGCTGTTTACCTATGGTGATACCCCAGAAGGGATGGTGGAATCTGCTCTGGAATTTATTCGTATCTGTGAATCCCTAGATTTCCGCAATTTGGTGATCTCCCTGAAGGCTTCACGGGTACCTGTGATGCTAGCCGCCTATCGCTTAATGGTACGGCGGATGAATCAGTTGGGGATGGATTACCCTTTGCATTTAGGTGTTACTGAAGCTGGGGATGGGGAATATGGACGGATTAAGTCTACGGCTGGTATTGCTACTCTGCTAGCTGAGGGAATTGGTGATACGATTCGTGTTTCTCTTACGGAAGCCCCAGAAAAAGAGATTCCTGTTTGTTACAGTATTCTGCAAGCTCTGGGATTGCGGAAAACTATGGTGGAGTATGTGGCTTGTCCGTCCTGTGGTCGTACTTTATTTAATTTAGAGGAAGTGCTGCATAAGGTGCGCGAAGCGACTAAACACCTCGCTGGCTTAGATATTGCTGTGATGGGGTGTATTGTTAATGGTCCTGGGGAAATGGCTGATGCTGACTATGGTTATGTAGGTAAGCAAGCTGGCTATATTTCTCTGTATCGCGGTAAGGAGGAAATTAAAAAGGTACCTGAAGATCAAGGAGTAGAGGAATTGATTAATTTAATTAAAGCTGATGGTCGCTGGGTAGATCCTTAA